The genome window GGCTGGTAAGTCCTTTTCATTTATCTAACTCCTTGACAATAAGCGTTTTCATTGGAAAAACCACATTTTCCGCCCCCGCAGATATGTCAAGCGCAAAATATCAGCTTGGCCCTCGAGGCTTTCCGCTTGACAGGATCGCCGCCTGTTTTTTCTGTTGCGAAGCGGCGTTATTCAGAGTGAGACGACCGTGTGAATCCAATCCTGGAGGAAGAAGTTGATCCTGAATTTATGGTCATGGAACGTAAACGGCCTCCGTGCCGTTCTGAACAAGGATTTCATCAACGTTGTCAAGCGCGAACGGCCGGACTGGCTGGGACTGCAGGAAACCAAGCTGCAGGAGCATCAGGTCCCGCCGGAGTTGGCCGAACTCGATGAATACAGCATGCATTGGTCCCATGCCGAACGCAAGGGCTATTCCGGCACGGCGGTCTTTTCCCTGGCTGAGCCGCTTTCGGTCTCCCGCAGCTTCGGGATCCCCGAGTTCGATTCTGAGGGCCGGATCCTTCGCTGCGACTATGATAGCTTCATCATCTACAACATCTATTTCCCCAACGGCCAGATGAACGACCAGCGCCTGGACTACAAGCTCCGCTTTTACGACAGGTGCCTGGAAGTGATGGAGGAGGACCGCGCCGGGGGAAACATGGTTCTGGTGACCGGCGATTACAACACTGCCCACCACGAAATCGACCTGGCCAATCCCAAGGAGAACGAAAAGACCAGTGGCTTCCTGCCCATCGAGCGTGCCTGGTTGGACAAGATTACCAAGCTCGGCTGGGTGGACACTTTCCGCCTCTTCCATCCCGAACCGCAGCGCTATTCCTGGTGGAGCTACCGTGCCGGGGCCCGTACCCGCAACGTGGGCTGGCGCATCGATTATTTCTTCGTCAATTCTGAATTCCAGGACCGCGTTGTGGATGCCGATATCCGCGACGACATCATGGGCTCGGACCACTGCCCGGTCACGCTCAGGATCACTTTACCCTGAATTTGAGCATGTCGGTATAAAAATAGCCGTCCCAGCCCACCTGCAGAGAATAGGTCCCCTTGCCTCCCGGGAAAGCCAAAACCAGGCTGAGGCGGGTTTTGTCCCTCCAGATCACGTTCAGCGGGATCATGCCCTCGTGGTAGACAAAGTCGTTCACCCGGATCCGCGCTTTGGGGTCCGGGGTCGCCAACAGGAATTGCAGGTCTTCGCCGGAGATGGGTGAAAGATACTCAAACTCCAGCACATAGGACTTGCCGCGGCTGAGTTTGCCGGGCAGCGGGGAAAGCAGCCTCAAGATGGGGATGGCGTAGACCTGGGTGGTGTAGAGTTTGTTGCCCATGAGGAAGATGCCGATGCCCGTATGGGTGTATTCCGGCTGCAGGAGGTTGGCGCGGTGCTCTGCGGAATTCATCCAGCCGTTCACGATCTGGGCCGGATCGTATTTGCGGTCGCTTCGCTCCAGATAGTAGAGGTTTTCCCCGATCCCCGCGTGCAGCAGTTCGGGATGGTATTTCTCCAGGCGTTGGGAAACCTGCAGGCCCTGCTTGTCCCGGTGGGAGAAGAATCCCTGCCAGGCCATGTTACGGCTGTGGGTCCGGGCCAAATCCACCAAACCGGGGTCGGAGGCCAGAGGCCTGATTCCACTTTCAGCCCGCGCGGCATTTACGGATTCGAAGATCCGCCGTTCAAATTCCTCCACCCCCACGCTCTCGGCGCCAAGGTTCCCCAACAGGGCCATAAGGCCACAAACAAACAAAAAATATCTCATCCAAACTCGCTAAAAGCGATATTGCAAAAGCAGGTTCCCATCCCCGAAGCGCAGGCGGATCTTCTCCTCCTGCGCGGCAAAGTCGTGCAGGTGGGCATCCACATAGGCGTCGATCACGGAAAGCGCCGCAGTGATGCCGATCCACCAGATGTCGTTGTTCAGCGAGTCCCTGTAGTCCCTGCTCCGGGCCTGGTATTGCTGGGCCAGATACGCGTCGCTGGTGTTTCGGGCCTGTTCCTCAAAATCGTCCCGCTTCCCATCGTGATACACCGCGGAACCGATCAGGAAGCCCTGTATACCGATCACCAGCCCGGCCTTAAGGTACGCGCGGTTGTAGATCTGGCCCCCGCCGGGGATCAGGGCGGAATAGAGCATCGCGCGGTTGAGATCGCGCTTGGCCTGGGCCTGGACCTCTGGTTGGGCTTCGGATTCGGCTTCGGCTTGAGCCTGAACCTCGGGTTGGGTCAGCTCCTCTGGTTGGGTCTGGGCCAATAGATCTCCCGCGCCCAGGCATCCCAACAGCAGGATCAGCGTTACTATTTGTATTTTCACATTGGCGTCCAAATTGTTTGAAACACCCCTGCGGGAACCCGCCCCGCTTGTCAATCTTTTTTATCTGGCCCCCCTTATCAATACGGTGTCAATACGGACTCATTACGGACTTTGTCCGTAATGAGTCCGTATTGACACCGTATTGATAAGGAGGGCGGTAGGGGTTCCTCATGAGCAATTAGATGTATGGCAGCTTGTTAGCTCTACTTCGTGAGCAAAATTTCCAATCCAAAGGATAACTGATTGTAGGATAGAGATCAAAACCGACCTGGCATACAGTGGGCTGGGAAACGGTATTAACCATCCGGGGGCTGGAAAGCTTTGACCGTGGAGGTGGAAAAATTTGGCTTGCATAAAAATCCCCCTGGCCGACAATTGGCATCATGGGGCCGGCGAGCGCCAGAGCAGCGGTAGCCAGGAACGCTTGCACCCATCAAGCAATAGTTTTGGAGGTATAAGATGAATCAGGACAGCCCCTTCCCGGTTGGACCGCCGGCAGGCACGGAAACCTTCACCAACCAGGTTTGGTTCAATCTGCTGGTGCCCGACGAGGACAACACCTACGACACCCACGTCTACAACGTGAATTTCGATCCCGCGGCCAGAACTTTCTGGCACTCCCATCCCGGGGGCCAGATCCTTTTGGTGACCAGCGGAACCGGCTTTTACCAGGAAAAAGGGAAACCAGCCCGAAAACTCGCACCCGGCGACGTGGTCACCATCCCGCCCTATACGGTGCACTGGCATGGCGCTGCTCCAGACAGCGAATTCGCCCATCTGGGCATCGGCGCGCAGGTCCATCTGGGGCCGATACAGTGGCTGCATCCCGTGAGCGACGCAGAGTATCAGGAAGCCACTGCCTCGCAATAAATTCTGGCCAGGCCGCAGCCTAAGGCCGCTGGTTGGGGAATCGCACACAACAGGGAGGAAGGGTCCAACCTTCTGAGGGCCGCGTTACACCGTTCTCCCGCGTCGAAGTCACCGTCCTGGCGGCTCAGTCAAGCTGCGCTCCAGCTCCCGCCTATAGCTGGCTTGCCCCAGGTGCAGCTTGAGACCAGTAAAAGTCCAGCCAGGCAAGGGATTGGGCGTGATTCACGCGATCAAACGCAGGCGGGGGCGAAATTTTTTTGTGGACAAACTACGCAGGCTTGTTTTTCTGGTATATCAAGAACAAAATCACATAAGGAATGCTCAGGAACGTCATTATGAACAGCGACTCTGATAGTCCGCTACGCAGGATCAGGAACATCGGCATCATGGCCCACATCGATGCCGGCAAGACCACGACCACGGAGCGGATCCTGTTTTACGCGGGATTTTTGCACAAGATGGGCGAGGTGCATGATGGCAACACATTCACGGACTGGATGGAGCAGGAACGGGAGCGGGGCATCACGATAACGTCCGCGACGGTGACCTGCGCGTGGAAAGACACGCAGATCAACATCATCGACACTCCCGGGCATGTGGATTTCACCGCCGAGGTGGAGCGCAGTTTGCGCGTTCTGGACGGCGTTGTGGGCGTTTTTTGCGGAGTGGCCGGGGTCGAGCCGCAATCGGAGACTGTCTGGCATCAGGCGGATCGCTACAACGTGCCCCGGATCGCTTATGTGAACAAGCTTGACCGCCTGGGGGCAGATTACGAAAGGGTGATCAGCATGATCCACGAGCGGCTGACCAAAAAGGCCAGGCCGGTCAACATCCCCATCGGCAAAGAGGACGGTTTTTCCGGAGTGGTGGACCTGATCACGATGCAGGCCTGGCTGTTCGATCCGCTAACTCTGGGCTGCGAAGTGCACCTCGAGGAGGTCCCCGCGGATATGCTATCCTACGCGCAAGGCATGCGGGAAGAGCTTTTGGACAGCATCGCGGAATTTGACGACGAGCTGATGTATGCCTTCCTGGAAGGCGAGGAGATCGATCCTGATTTGATCCGGCGTGCCATCCGCAAAGGGACAGTGAGCGGAAATTTCGTTCCCGTGCTTTGCGGCTCATCGCTGAAGAACAAAGGCGTGCAGCTGCTCCTAGACGGGATCCGGGACTTTTTACCCTCGCCGCTGGATGTTCCGCCCGCACTGGGCTTCGCGCCCAAGACGGAAGAGGAGATCAGCCTGGAGCCGGATCCGAAGGGGCCATTCGTTGGCCTGGCCTTCAAGGTGCAGACCGATAAGTATGTGGGCAAGCTGGTCTACGTGCGCGTCTATTCCGGCACGCTGAAGAAGGGCGGCAGCTTCATCAACCAGAACAACGGCAAGCGAGAACGCGTTTCCCGCATCCTGCAGATGATGAGCAACCGCAAGCACGATCTGAACGAGCTCCACGCCGGGGATATCGGCGCTTTTGTCGGCTGCCGTTTCCTGACCACAGGCGATACGATCACGGACGGCCAGATCGACGTCCTGCTGGGCAAAATGCACTTTCCGGACAGCGTGATCTCGATCGCCATCGAACCCAAGACCAAGGCCGACCAGGAAAGCCTGAGCGACTCCCTGGCCAGGCTGGAGGAAGAGGATCCCACCTTCCGGGTGCACATCGACAAGGATACCGGCCAGACCCTCATCTCGGGCATGGGCGAGCTGCACCTGGAAATCATCATCGACAGGCTGCGCCGGGAATTCGGGGTCAGCGCCAACGTTGGCACTCCGCAGGTTTCCTACAAGGAGACCATCACCCGGGCTGTGGAATGCGAAGACACCTTCCTGCGGGACATGAACGGCAAAGGCAACTACGCCCGGGCCAAATTCCGCCTCACCCCGCTGCGGCAGGAAGAACTGACCGGCGAGGCCAAAAACATCTTCGTCTCGAGGGTGGGGACGGACAGGATCCCCGCCGAATATCACAAACCCATCGAGGAGGCGGCCCACAACGCCCTCAACGACGGGCCCCTGATCAGCGGAAACGTGGAAAGGGTGAAAATTGAACTGATCGACGGTGATTTCAACCCAGTGGATTCCAATGAACTGGCCTTCCGCATCGTGACCTCCATGGCCATCGGCAAAGGGCTGAGGGAGGCCGCGCCGGTGATCATGGAACCCATCATGCTGCTCACCGTTTTGAGCCCGGACGACTTTGTGGGCGACATCATTTCGGATATCAACGCCAAGCGTGGTCACATCTCAGTCCTGCGCAGGCACAACGAATACCAGCAGGAGATCGTGGCCGAGGCCCCTCTCTCCGAGCTTTTCGGCTACGCCACCCGGATCCGCTCGTTGAGCCAGGGCAGGGCGATCTACACCCTGGAATTCCGCAAATACGAGATCACTCCAGCGCAAGTCCAAAGCGCCGTCCTGAAACGCATCCGCGGCTATGTCGAATAATATCTTGACAGGCAAAATGCCTGATTAATTCTTGGTTCTACTTTTACACAAAGGGGTGAGGTATGAACATCGACCTGAAATTCGAAGGCGATCGCGCGCTCATGACGGTCGAGGGCTTCCTGAACAGCGACAACGCCAGTATCCTGCAGGAAAAACTGAATGAGGTGCTGCAATCCGGGGCACGGTTCCTGGATCTGGACCTCTTTGAATGCAAAAACATCAGCAGCACGGGTATCGGCAAGCTGCTCCTGTTCTACAAGGATTTCATCGGCAAGGGCGGAGAGATCGAGGTTGTGCGCAGTTCAAACACGATCTATGAACTTTTTTCCATGCTCAAACTGAACCAGTTGTTCATCGTTAACCTTGAATGAAGTCCAAAACTCCGCGGGTCCTGGTGGTCGACGACAGCCTGGACATCGCCAAAAGCCTCAGCAGCATCCTGGAACTCAACGAGTTCCGGGTGGATACGGCCCTCAACGGCAGCGACGCCTTGCGC of Candidatus Syntrophosphaera sp. contains these proteins:
- a CDS encoding CAP domain-containing protein, with product MALLGNLGAESVGVEEFERRIFESVNAARAESGIRPLASDPGLVDLARTHSRNMAWQGFFSHRDKQGLQVSQRLEKYHPELLHAGIGENLYYLERSDRKYDPAQIVNGWMNSAEHRANLLQPEYTHTGIGIFLMGNKLYTTQVYAIPILRLLSPLPGKLSRGKSYVLEFEYLSPISGEDLQFLLATPDPKARIRVNDFVYHEGMIPLNVIWRDKTRLSLVLAFPGGKGTYSLQVGWDGYFYTDMLKFRVK
- a CDS encoding cupin domain-containing protein; the protein is MNQDSPFPVGPPAGTETFTNQVWFNLLVPDEDNTYDTHVYNVNFDPAARTFWHSHPGGQILLVTSGTGFYQEKGKPARKLAPGDVVTIPPYTVHWHGAAPDSEFAHLGIGAQVHLGPIQWLHPVSDAEYQEATASQ
- the fusA gene encoding elongation factor G, whose amino-acid sequence is MNSDSDSPLRRIRNIGIMAHIDAGKTTTTERILFYAGFLHKMGEVHDGNTFTDWMEQERERGITITSATVTCAWKDTQINIIDTPGHVDFTAEVERSLRVLDGVVGVFCGVAGVEPQSETVWHQADRYNVPRIAYVNKLDRLGADYERVISMIHERLTKKARPVNIPIGKEDGFSGVVDLITMQAWLFDPLTLGCEVHLEEVPADMLSYAQGMREELLDSIAEFDDELMYAFLEGEEIDPDLIRRAIRKGTVSGNFVPVLCGSSLKNKGVQLLLDGIRDFLPSPLDVPPALGFAPKTEEEISLEPDPKGPFVGLAFKVQTDKYVGKLVYVRVYSGTLKKGGSFINQNNGKRERVSRILQMMSNRKHDLNELHAGDIGAFVGCRFLTTGDTITDGQIDVLLGKMHFPDSVISIAIEPKTKADQESLSDSLARLEEEDPTFRVHIDKDTGQTLISGMGELHLEIIIDRLRREFGVSANVGTPQVSYKETITRAVECEDTFLRDMNGKGNYARAKFRLTPLRQEELTGEAKNIFVSRVGTDRIPAEYHKPIEEAAHNALNDGPLISGNVERVKIELIDGDFNPVDSNELAFRIVTSMAIGKGLREAAPVIMEPIMLLTVLSPDDFVGDIISDINAKRGHISVLRRHNEYQQEIVAEAPLSELFGYATRIRSLSQGRAIYTLEFRKYEITPAQVQSAVLKRIRGYVE
- the xth gene encoding exodeoxyribonuclease III; the protein is MILNLWSWNVNGLRAVLNKDFINVVKRERPDWLGLQETKLQEHQVPPELAELDEYSMHWSHAERKGYSGTAVFSLAEPLSVSRSFGIPEFDSEGRILRCDYDSFIIYNIYFPNGQMNDQRLDYKLRFYDRCLEVMEEDRAGGNMVLVTGDYNTAHHEIDLANPKENEKTSGFLPIERAWLDKITKLGWVDTFRLFHPEPQRYSWWSYRAGARTRNVGWRIDYFFVNSEFQDRVVDADIRDDIMGSDHCPVTLRITLP
- a CDS encoding STAS domain-containing protein gives rise to the protein MNIDLKFEGDRALMTVEGFLNSDNASILQEKLNEVLQSGARFLDLDLFECKNISSTGIGKLLLFYKDFIGKGGEIEVVRSSNTIYELFSMLKLNQLFIVNLE